From a region of the Latilactobacillus sakei genome:
- a CDS encoding PTS N-acetylglucosamine transporter subunit IIABC codes for MKNYLQRMGRSLMLPVAVLPAAAILMGIANWVGNGDSNANVFTIFLAAGGGAILNNLPLLFAVGLALGMSKDQDGAAALAGLVAFLVPKTILAPASIQAMQGLSDIAKVNPAFGKIEGNVLIGIIAGLIAAAMYNRFHNVKLPMALSFFSGKRLVPIMAATAMMVVSAILYFVWPAVFTVLVSFGEAISKLGWVGAGLYGFFNRLLIPTGLHHALNSVFWFDVANINDIGNFLGGAKSLAAGTAVIGKTGMYQAGFFPVMMFGLPAGAYAIYKNARPERRKATASLMLAAGFASFFTGVTEPLEFSFMFVAWPLYVLHAVFTGISLAVAAFFHWTAGFAFSAGLVDYVLSLKNPVANQPLMLLVEGLVMAVIYYFGFNFAIKKFNLMTPGREAEDVVDEDPAGVETDATDDKFMVQAKRIYAAIGGKDNIKVIDNCTTRLRLQLEDTANVNQPAIKAAGAAGINVLDKTNIQIIIGTEVQFVADALKELYNHNTPIATSAPEPAAAPVEAPVDSDINSGETDVFYAVANGELIDIENVDDPTFAQKMLGDGYAVVPTDGKIVAPVDGTVMTVFPTKHAIGIKTTNGLEVLVHMGIDTVELNGAPFEVAVEAGQTIKHGDLLATVDLDQIVAAGKQTAMMVIITNMPAVAYMKFNNMGQSVQADTVAVKATTK; via the coding sequence ATGAAGAATTACTTACAACGAATGGGTCGTTCATTAATGTTGCCCGTTGCTGTATTACCGGCAGCCGCAATTTTGATGGGGATTGCTAACTGGGTTGGCAATGGCGATTCAAATGCAAACGTCTTTACAATTTTCCTAGCAGCTGGTGGCGGCGCAATTTTAAATAACTTGCCATTATTATTTGCCGTTGGGCTAGCCCTAGGGATGTCTAAGGATCAAGATGGGGCGGCCGCACTTGCCGGTTTAGTTGCTTTCTTAGTCCCTAAGACCATTTTAGCACCTGCTTCAATTCAAGCGATGCAAGGTTTATCAGATATTGCTAAGGTAAACCCAGCCTTTGGTAAAATCGAAGGTAATGTTTTAATCGGGATTATCGCCGGTTTAATTGCAGCTGCAATGTATAATCGTTTCCACAATGTGAAGTTGCCAATGGCGCTTTCCTTCTTTAGTGGAAAACGTTTGGTGCCAATTATGGCCGCAACAGCAATGATGGTTGTTTCAGCAATCTTATACTTTGTTTGGCCAGCGGTCTTTACTGTTTTAGTATCATTTGGGGAAGCAATTTCTAAATTAGGCTGGGTTGGTGCCGGTTTATACGGTTTCTTCAACCGGTTATTGATTCCAACCGGCTTACACCACGCCTTGAATTCAGTATTCTGGTTTGATGTTGCTAATATTAATGATATCGGTAATTTCTTGGGCGGTGCGAAATCACTTGCTGCCGGAACAGCCGTAATTGGTAAGACAGGGATGTACCAAGCTGGTTTCTTCCCAGTCATGATGTTTGGGTTACCTGCTGGGGCCTACGCAATTTACAAGAATGCTCGTCCAGAACGTCGTAAAGCAACAGCTTCATTGATGTTAGCGGCTGGCTTTGCGTCATTCTTTACAGGGGTCACAGAACCACTTGAATTCTCATTCATGTTTGTGGCATGGCCACTTTATGTCTTGCATGCAGTATTCACAGGAATTTCACTAGCCGTTGCTGCTTTCTTCCATTGGACAGCCGGTTTTGCATTTAGTGCTGGTTTAGTCGATTATGTTTTAAGTTTGAAAAACCCAGTTGCTAACCAACCATTGATGTTATTAGTTGAAGGGTTAGTCATGGCCGTTATTTACTACTTCGGTTTCAACTTTGCCATCAAGAAATTCAACTTGATGACACCAGGTCGCGAAGCAGAAGATGTGGTTGATGAAGATCCTGCTGGTGTTGAAACAGACGCTACTGACGACAAGTTTATGGTCCAAGCCAAACGGATCTACGCTGCAATCGGTGGCAAAGACAATATCAAAGTAATTGATAACTGTACGACACGTTTGCGTCTACAATTAGAAGATACGGCCAACGTTAACCAACCGGCTATTAAGGCCGCTGGGGCTGCTGGGATTAACGTCTTAGACAAAACCAATATTCAAATTATTATTGGGACAGAAGTCCAATTTGTCGCTGATGCCTTGAAAGAACTTTATAACCACAACACACCAATCGCAACCAGCGCACCAGAACCAGCTGCTGCACCAGTTGAAGCCCCTGTTGATAGTGATATCAACTCCGGTGAGACAGATGTCTTTTACGCAGTTGCCAACGGTGAATTGATTGATATTGAAAATGTTGATGATCCAACTTTTGCACAAAAGATGTTAGGTGACGGTTATGCAGTTGTGCCAACTGACGGCAAGATTGTCGCACCAGTTGATGGGACTGTGATGACAGTTTTCCCAACCAAACATGCGATTGGGATTAAGACGACTAATGGTTTAGAAGTCTTGGTGCACATGGGGATTGATACGGTTGAATTAAATGGCGCACCTTTTGAAGTCGCTGTTGAAGCAGGCCAAACAATCAAGCATGGTGACTTATTGGCAACCGTTGATCTTGATCAAATCGTTGCCGCTGGTAAGCAAACAGCGATGATGGTAATTATTACAAACATGCCAGCAGTTGCTTACATGAAATTCAATAATATGGGTCAATCAGTCCAAGCTGATACAGTTGCCGTAAAAGCAACCACTAAATAA
- a CDS encoding DUF1002 domain-containing protein, which yields MFNKLKYILPIVMTAILGLSAHSVFADSNTWDKPVATLGTSLSSTQKSETLSTLQNAANITDSDELTVTGSTLVKYLDQNQQTFNANSNVYSSALIQKNNSNTGINVKIIDFNGKNNITTITANQYKNAALTAGVTNATIYVTSAVPIDGSGALAGVYAAFAENGESLNQSQVTAAQDEMSTLSDITQANKGTDGYTDSQLNNAVTGAKKDMANKGDNLTVNQITNIVNNQLEQNNLTTIINNNQKTQIINLLVKIQDSGALKSDDFKNQAGKLMDNIQSNAKNVFDKLNTESNRNFIQKLFDSIGNFFKNLFG from the coding sequence ATGTTTAATAAACTCAAATACATTCTCCCAATCGTCATGACGGCTATTTTAGGCCTCAGCGCCCACAGCGTTTTTGCCGACAGTAATACTTGGGATAAACCCGTCGCCACACTCGGAACAAGTCTTTCAAGTACGCAAAAATCAGAAACCCTCTCGACCCTTCAAAACGCCGCTAACATCACCGATTCTGATGAATTAACGGTCACCGGTTCGACCCTCGTGAAATATCTTGATCAAAATCAACAAACTTTTAACGCGAATTCCAACGTTTATTCTAGTGCGTTGATTCAAAAGAATAACAGCAATACCGGGATTAATGTTAAAATTATCGATTTTAATGGTAAGAACAATATCACAACAATTACGGCGAACCAATATAAAAATGCGGCATTAACCGCCGGTGTTACAAACGCAACCATCTATGTTACTTCCGCCGTTCCAATTGACGGTTCCGGTGCGCTCGCCGGTGTTTACGCTGCTTTTGCAGAAAATGGCGAAAGCTTAAATCAATCACAAGTCACCGCCGCCCAAGATGAAATGAGTACCCTCAGCGATATTACCCAGGCCAACAAAGGGACTGACGGCTACACTGATTCACAGCTCAATAACGCCGTGACCGGCGCAAAAAAAGACATGGCTAACAAAGGTGATAACCTAACCGTTAACCAAATTACCAATATCGTTAATAACCAATTGGAACAAAATAACCTCACAACGATTATCAATAATAACCAAAAAACACAAATCATCAACTTACTCGTTAAAATTCAAGATTCTGGTGCGCTTAAATCCGATGATTTTAAGAACCAAGCCGGTAAATTAATGGACAACATTCAAAGTAACGCTAAGAATGTCTTCGACAAATTAAACACTGAAAGTAACCGCAACTTTATTCAAAAACTATTCGATAGTATTGGCAACTTCTTTAAAAACCTATTTGGCTAA
- a CDS encoding RDD family protein — MLYLDNIITAATIFPFVAIALTIPVLIYHYRRFGAITFWRSLVIYSFIFYLLAAYCLIILPLPPKSVVAHLTTPRYNLVPFTFVREFINTTHWVWNQPATYLATLKQAATIQPLFNIVLTIPFGVYLRYFFRTSFKQTLLLSFGLSLFFELTQLSGLYGIYPRPYRLFDVDDLLLNTSGGLIGFGLAPLLTYFLPTRDALDQAAYINGQKVGYLRRLLALGIDYCLLTLIGIIVTASWRLLKLPTFGNDVFYYCLENGLYFVLLPVFWRGQTPGKAILRLKITADNAVAWRIFSRQFLLFFIILPSFQLWRITIDALVASGQTHLDIYLLLGGLAALPPVLFMGNFLLSWLFKKPQLFYEKLTKTQEMSLIQPQATHPLKNN; from the coding sequence ATGTTATATCTCGATAATATCATCACCGCAGCGACCATTTTTCCGTTTGTCGCAATCGCCCTCACAATTCCGGTTTTAATCTATCATTACCGGCGTTTTGGCGCAATCACCTTTTGGCGGAGCCTCGTTATTTACAGCTTTATCTTCTATCTATTAGCCGCCTACTGTCTTATTATACTCCCATTACCACCAAAATCAGTCGTCGCTCATTTGACAACGCCGCGTTATAATCTAGTGCCGTTTACTTTTGTCCGCGAATTTATTAACACGACACACTGGGTTTGGAATCAACCGGCAACCTATCTCGCAACGCTTAAACAAGCCGCGACGATTCAACCGCTCTTTAATATCGTTTTAACCATCCCCTTTGGTGTTTATCTCCGTTACTTCTTCCGGACGTCATTCAAACAAACCCTATTATTGAGTTTTGGCCTCTCATTGTTCTTCGAATTAACCCAACTGTCAGGACTCTACGGTATTTATCCGCGCCCTTATCGGTTATTCGACGTTGATGATTTACTGCTAAACACAAGTGGTGGGCTCATCGGCTTTGGCTTAGCCCCCTTATTAACCTATTTCTTGCCGACCCGCGATGCACTTGATCAAGCGGCCTACATCAATGGGCAAAAAGTTGGCTATCTCCGCCGCTTATTAGCACTGGGAATCGACTATTGTCTCCTAACACTAATTGGCATAATTGTCACAGCGAGTTGGCGTTTATTAAAACTACCAACTTTTGGTAATGACGTTTTCTACTACTGCTTAGAAAATGGACTCTATTTTGTCTTACTGCCCGTCTTCTGGCGCGGTCAAACACCTGGTAAAGCTATTTTACGATTAAAAATTACTGCTGACAATGCCGTTGCTTGGCGGATATTCAGTCGCCAATTTTTACTGTTCTTTATTATCCTCCCTAGTTTCCAACTATGGCGCATCACCATTGATGCCTTGGTTGCTAGTGGTCAAACCCATTTAGATATCTATCTTTTACTGGGAGGACTGGCGGCCTTACCACCGGTCTTATTTATGGGCAACTTCCTATTATCGTGGCTTTTCAAAAAGCCCCAACTCTTTTATGAGAAGTTAACCAAAACCCAAGAAATGAGTCTGATTCAGCCACAAGCTACGCATCCCTTAAAAAATAATTAA